The following proteins are encoded in a genomic region of Candidatus Methylospira mobilis:
- the chrA gene encoding chromate efflux transporter, whose protein sequence is MTEKVRNISLWLYRLLELAGLFLHLGTTAFGGPAAHIAMMEDEVVRRRRWLTREAFLDLLGATSLIPGPNSTELAIHIGHRRAGWAGLVIAGCCFILPATLIVGVIAWAYVRFGELPQTEGLLYGVKPVIIAVIVQALWGLGCTAVKNTGLALAGLLGVGLIFFGADELAVLFGTGLLVAGVRAGKAWRNAVFGSRPPLLGIAPVFPFISAAGVAGAAAVSMPFNLWTLFLFFAKVGSILFGSGYVLLAFLNADLVERWHWLTDAQLMDAIAVGQITPGPVFTTATFIGYVLAGTKGAVVATAGIFIPAFFFVAISGPFVPRLRKSAIAGAFLDGVNVASLALMAIVTWRLGATTMVDCFTGLLALASVFLLFRYRVNSGWLILAGAGFGYLVFYCKIA, encoded by the coding sequence ATGACAGAGAAAGTACGTAATATCAGCCTTTGGCTGTACCGGTTGCTTGAACTCGCCGGTTTGTTTCTCCACTTGGGTACGACGGCGTTTGGCGGTCCGGCTGCGCATATTGCGATGATGGAAGACGAGGTCGTGCGTAGGCGGCGATGGCTCACGCGCGAGGCGTTTCTCGATTTGCTCGGTGCGACCAGCCTGATTCCCGGTCCGAACTCCACTGAATTGGCCATACACATCGGCCATCGCCGCGCTGGATGGGCGGGCCTGGTGATTGCCGGATGCTGCTTCATTTTGCCTGCAACGCTGATCGTCGGCGTCATCGCCTGGGCCTACGTTCGATTTGGCGAGCTGCCGCAAACCGAAGGGCTGCTCTACGGCGTTAAACCCGTCATCATCGCAGTGATTGTCCAAGCCTTGTGGGGGCTGGGCTGCACTGCGGTCAAAAATACGGGGCTGGCCTTGGCCGGGCTGCTCGGCGTCGGGCTGATTTTTTTCGGCGCTGATGAACTCGCCGTTCTTTTTGGCACAGGACTGCTCGTGGCGGGTGTTCGGGCCGGGAAAGCATGGCGAAACGCAGTATTCGGGTCTCGCCCGCCTTTGCTGGGCATCGCGCCGGTTTTCCCGTTCATTTCGGCTGCGGGCGTTGCCGGAGCCGCCGCCGTATCCATGCCGTTCAACCTCTGGACGCTGTTTTTATTCTTCGCCAAGGTGGGTTCCATATTGTTCGGCAGTGGTTACGTGCTGCTGGCCTTTCTTAATGCCGATCTGGTCGAACGCTGGCACTGGCTGACCGACGCCCAGCTCATGGATGCGATTGCCGTTGGCCAGATCACTCCGGGGCCGGTGTTCACCACCGCCACGTTCATCGGCTATGTGTTGGCTGGTACGAAGGGAGCGGTAGTAGCCACAGCCGGCATTTTCATCCCTGCATTTTTCTTTGTCGCGATCAGCGGGCCATTCGTACCGAGGCTACGCAAATCCGCAATTGCCGGCGCATTCCTGGATGGCGTGAATGTCGCTTCGCTCGCGCTGATGGCAATCGTAACCTGGCGGCTGGGGGCGACGACAATGGTAGACTGCTTCACCGGCTTGCTTGCCCTGGCATCGGTTTTCTTGTTGTTCCGTTACCGGGTTAACTCGGGTTGGTTAATCCTTGCGGGCGCCGGTTTTGGTTATCTGGTTTTTTATTGCAAAATTGCGTGA
- the ttcA gene encoding tRNA 2-thiocytidine(32) synthetase TtcA — protein sequence MQAKPAAQALNEKQRYEFNKLQKRLRRLTGEAIARYRMLEEGDRVMVCLSGGKDSYTLLDMLLSLRVNAPVHFDIVAVNLDQKQPGFPEDVLPGYLSARGVPFHIIEKDTYSIVKRVIPEGKTTCGLCSRLRRGMLYRYAGEHGITKIALGHHRDDILETFFLNLFHGGSLKSMPPKLLSDDRRHIVIRPLAFCKEKDIARYAQAKDFPIIPCNLCGSQQNLQRQAMKEMLLSWEKQAPGRSETIFSALQNVAPSQLADVALFDFAGLESLRSDLQVADTEGSEQEALELWGA from the coding sequence ATGCAGGCTAAGCCGGCTGCACAGGCGCTTAACGAAAAGCAGCGGTACGAGTTCAATAAACTGCAAAAACGTTTGCGCCGGCTGACGGGCGAAGCCATTGCCCGCTACCGGATGTTAGAGGAAGGCGACCGCGTCATGGTTTGTCTTTCCGGTGGCAAGGATTCCTATACGCTGCTCGATATGCTGTTGAGTCTGAGAGTCAACGCGCCGGTGCATTTCGATATCGTCGCCGTGAACCTCGACCAGAAACAGCCCGGCTTCCCGGAAGATGTGCTTCCGGGTTACCTGAGCGCCAGAGGCGTCCCGTTTCATATCATTGAAAAAGACACCTACAGTATCGTTAAACGGGTGATCCCCGAAGGGAAAACCACTTGCGGGCTGTGTTCCAGGCTCAGACGCGGCATGCTGTATCGCTATGCCGGCGAGCATGGTATAACCAAAATCGCGTTGGGCCATCATCGCGACGATATACTTGAAACATTTTTTCTGAATCTGTTTCATGGCGGCAGCCTTAAATCCATGCCGCCCAAGCTGCTGAGCGACGACCGGCGGCACATCGTCATTCGTCCGCTGGCTTTTTGCAAGGAAAAGGATATCGCGCGCTATGCGCAGGCCAAGGATTTTCCGATTATTCCGTGCAATCTTTGCGGATCGCAACAAAACCTTCAGCGTCAGGCGATGAAGGAAATGTTGTTATCCTGGGAAAAGCAGGCGCCGGGACGGTCGGAAACCATTTTCAGCGCGTTGCAGAACGTGGCGCCCTCGCAATTGGCGGACGTGGCGCTGTTCGACTTTGCCGGTCTGGAATCGCTACGCTCAGATCTGCAGGTCGCCGATACCGAAGGCAGCGAGCAGGAAGCGCTGGAGCTTTGGGGGGCATGA
- the fabB gene encoding beta-ketoacyl-ACP synthase I, whose amino-acid sequence MRRVVVTGVGIVSSLGNNKLAVAESLREGRSGIAFSEEYQTLGFRSHVHGPIKIALEDLIDRKARRFMGDGAAFNYVAMQEAIQDSGLEESDVSNPRTGLIMGSGGPSTSNMLLAWDTFREKGVKKVGPYMVPRAMSNTNSACLATPFKIKGVNYSISSACSTSAHCIGNGAEQIQLGKQDVVFAGGGEEVHWTMTVLFDAMGALSSKYNDNPLTASRPYDETRDGFVISGGGGVLVLEELEHAKARGAKIYGEVVGYGATSDGYDMVQPSGEGAVRCMRLAMATTRGQIDYINAHGTSTPIGDIKELQAVKEVFGDQVPPIASTKSLSGHALGAAGVHEAIYSLLMMQEGFISASANITQLDPGAEGVPVVRERVDNARLDTVMSNSFGFGGTNATLIFQRYAG is encoded by the coding sequence ATGAGACGTGTAGTCGTAACCGGTGTAGGTATCGTTTCCAGTTTGGGTAACAATAAACTGGCTGTTGCCGAGTCTTTGCGCGAGGGGCGCTCGGGTATCGCATTCAGCGAAGAGTACCAGACGCTGGGCTTCAGAAGCCATGTGCATGGGCCTATTAAAATCGCGCTGGAAGATTTGATCGACCGCAAGGCGCGGCGTTTCATGGGGGACGGCGCGGCGTTCAATTATGTCGCGATGCAGGAAGCCATACAGGATTCCGGACTCGAAGAGTCCGACGTTTCGAATCCGCGCACCGGTCTGATCATGGGATCGGGTGGGCCGTCGACCTCGAACATGTTGCTTGCGTGGGATACTTTCCGTGAAAAGGGCGTAAAAAAGGTCGGACCGTACATGGTGCCGCGCGCCATGTCCAACACCAACTCCGCGTGTCTGGCGACGCCGTTCAAGATCAAGGGCGTGAATTACTCCATCAGCTCCGCTTGCTCCACCAGCGCGCATTGCATCGGCAACGGCGCCGAGCAGATTCAACTGGGCAAGCAGGACGTTGTGTTCGCCGGAGGCGGCGAGGAAGTGCATTGGACCATGACCGTGCTGTTCGACGCGATGGGCGCCTTGTCTTCGAAATATAACGATAATCCGCTGACCGCTTCCAGGCCTTACGACGAGACGCGCGACGGCTTCGTGATCTCCGGAGGCGGCGGTGTGCTGGTGCTGGAAGAACTGGAGCACGCCAAGGCGCGCGGCGCGAAAATTTACGGCGAGGTGGTGGGATACGGAGCCACTTCCGACGGTTATGACATGGTGCAGCCTTCGGGCGAAGGCGCGGTGCGCTGCATGCGTCTGGCTATGGCGACCACCCGGGGGCAAATTGACTACATCAACGCCCACGGCACCAGTACGCCTATCGGCGATATCAAGGAGTTGCAGGCGGTCAAGGAAGTTTTCGGCGACCAGGTGCCGCCAATCGCATCGACAAAATCGTTATCCGGTCACGCGCTGGGCGCCGCCGGCGTGCATGAAGCGATCTACTCGCTGCTGATGATGCAGGAAGGATTTATCAGCGCCTCCGCTAATATCACGCAACTGGATCCCGGCGCGGAAGGCGTGCCCGTGGTGCGCGAGCGTGTTGACAATGCTCGGCTTGATACCGTCATGTCCAACAGCTTCGGTTTTGGCGGCACCAATGCGACATTGATCTTTCAGCGGTATGCAGGCTAA
- the fabA gene encoding 3-hydroxyacyl-[acyl-carrier-protein] dehydratase FabA: MQKQHSYTREELLQCGRGELFGPGNAQLPLPPMLMFDRIIRINDDGGALKKGEIVAELDVNPALWFFSCHFQNDPVMPGCLGLDAMWQLVGFYLGWMDGKGRGRALGVGEVKFRGQVLPHNSLVTYQINLKRVMMRKLVMGIADATMACDGKIIYEATDLRVGLFISTDDF, from the coding sequence ATGCAAAAGCAGCATAGCTATACCCGGGAAGAACTGCTCCAATGTGGTAGGGGTGAATTGTTTGGTCCAGGTAACGCGCAGCTGCCGCTGCCGCCGATGCTGATGTTTGACCGGATTATCCGAATCAACGACGATGGTGGAGCCCTTAAAAAGGGAGAGATAGTTGCGGAGCTGGACGTAAATCCCGCTCTGTGGTTTTTTTCCTGTCACTTCCAGAACGATCCGGTTATGCCCGGCTGTCTGGGTCTCGACGCCATGTGGCAATTGGTCGGTTTCTATCTGGGATGGATGGATGGAAAGGGGCGCGGACGGGCGCTTGGCGTTGGGGAGGTAAAATTTCGTGGACAGGTATTGCCGCACAATTCGCTGGTTACTTACCAGATCAATCTCAAAAGAGTCATGATGCGTAAATTAGTGATGGGGATCGCCGATGCAACAATGGCGTGCGACGGCAAAATCATCTATGAAGCGACCGACCTGCGCGTCGGTCTGTTTATCTCTACGGACGATTTCTGA
- a CDS encoding PHP domain-containing protein, translating to MHTHSLASDGVYEPAELVRHAAQAGITELALSDHDTTAGIVEADATACQTGIRLIPAVEVSTSWQSKAIHIVGLNIDIDSPVLQAGLRELQNIRDARAREMGARLTKHGFPDSYSAAMALAGAGMITRTHFARHLCNIGVAGSISEVFERYLRQGKPGYVSTQWAEIGDAIAWIKAAGGVATLAHPHRYKLTASWLRRLLTDFKQAGGQAMEIVSGNTPPQDIQSAATLARKFELLASTGSDFHAPEHTWVKLGRLPALPADLVPVWSCWRA from the coding sequence ATGCATACACATTCGCTTGCGTCCGACGGCGTCTATGAACCGGCGGAACTGGTACGACATGCCGCGCAGGCCGGCATCACCGAACTGGCGTTAAGCGATCACGACACCACCGCAGGCATAGTCGAAGCCGACGCAACGGCGTGCCAGACAGGGATAAGACTGATTCCCGCCGTTGAAGTTTCCACAAGCTGGCAGTCAAAAGCCATACACATTGTGGGCCTCAACATCGACATCGACTCGCCGGTTTTGCAAGCCGGCTTGCGAGAGCTGCAAAACATACGTGACGCCCGCGCCAGAGAAATGGGAGCCCGGCTGACAAAACACGGTTTTCCGGATAGCTATTCCGCTGCCATGGCGCTTGCCGGAGCAGGCATGATAACGCGCACGCATTTTGCCAGACACCTGTGCAATATCGGCGTAGCAGGCAGTATCAGCGAGGTGTTCGAGCGCTATCTGAGACAGGGAAAGCCGGGCTATGTATCCACGCAATGGGCGGAAATCGGCGATGCCATTGCCTGGATTAAAGCCGCTGGAGGCGTAGCGACATTGGCGCATCCCCATCGCTATAAACTGACCGCCAGCTGGTTGCGCCGGCTGCTCACCGACTTCAAGCAGGCGGGAGGACAGGCAATGGAGATTGTTTCAGGAAACACGCCGCCGCAGGATATACAAAGCGCCGCCACTCTGGCGCGAAAATTCGAGCTATTGGCTTCGACAGGCTCCGATTTCCACGCCCCCGAACACACCTGGGTCAAACTGGGCAGGCTGCCTGCCTTGCCAGCCGACCTTGTGCCGGTTTGGAGTTGCTGGCGTGCATGA
- a CDS encoding DNA-3-methyladenine glycosylase I, which produces MHDGKNTIERCLWACKTPEEQHYHDKEWGVPQHDDRVLFEFLVLESAQAGLSWLTILRKREAYRAAFAGFAVEQVAAFDPKKVEELIANPGIVRNRRKILSAVSNAKLFLDIQESFGSFDSYLWRFVDNTPLQNAWRGAGCVPAHTPQSDALSKDLRQRGFQFTGTTIMYAYMQAVGMVNDHSINCFRWAECARPKQLQETP; this is translated from the coding sequence GTGCATGACGGCAAAAACACCATTGAGCGATGTCTGTGGGCCTGTAAAACGCCGGAAGAGCAGCATTATCACGACAAGGAGTGGGGCGTTCCCCAACACGATGACCGCGTTTTGTTTGAGTTTCTGGTGCTCGAAAGCGCTCAGGCCGGCTTGAGTTGGCTGACAATACTGCGCAAACGGGAAGCCTACCGCGCAGCTTTCGCCGGATTCGCTGTCGAACAGGTTGCAGCGTTCGACCCGAAAAAAGTCGAGGAACTCATCGCCAATCCCGGCATAGTTCGTAATCGTCGCAAAATCCTCTCGGCCGTTTCCAACGCAAAGCTGTTTCTGGACATACAGGAAAGCTTCGGCAGCTTCGACAGCTACTTATGGCGCTTTGTCGACAATACACCGCTTCAAAACGCCTGGCGCGGCGCCGGCTGCGTACCTGCGCATACCCCGCAATCGGACGCATTAAGCAAGGATCTGCGCCAACGCGGCTTTCAGTTTACCGGCACCACTATAATGTATGCCTATATGCAGGCAGTAGGCATGGTGAACGATCACAGCATTAACTGTTTTCGCTGGGCGGAGTGCGCACGCCCCAAACAGTTGCAGGAAACCCCATAA